One window of the Nitrospira sp. genome contains the following:
- a CDS encoding DUF2726 domain-containing protein, which yields MEVILIGSLAVVVLALLLWKRSPSSDKGKSQGPVFPAGTKVVPAPLLTEQEVLLYNLIRLAVQDQYLVFSQVPLWAFVRIEAVGEVRAQAFRQIALKRVAFVLVHPGTRQVEQVVQVEDIASRGGQESRQRVIESVLDAAGIKLVTLRVQKSYTVPALASMLGCEADEL from the coding sequence AAGTCATTCTCATTGGTTCTCTCGCAGTGGTTGTGCTGGCATTGTTGCTATGGAAACGGAGCCCTTCGTCAGACAAGGGGAAGAGTCAGGGCCCAGTCTTTCCGGCAGGGACTAAGGTAGTCCCCGCTCCGTTGCTGACGGAGCAAGAAGTCTTGCTCTATAACCTTATCCGGCTAGCGGTTCAGGATCAGTATCTTGTCTTTTCGCAAGTCCCGCTCTGGGCTTTTGTTCGAATTGAGGCGGTTGGAGAAGTTCGGGCACAGGCTTTTCGACAGATTGCGCTGAAGCGTGTGGCGTTTGTCCTGGTACACCCGGGGACGAGGCAGGTTGAGCAGGTTGTGCAAGTGGAAGATATTGCTTCGCGGGGCGGTCAAGAAAGCCGACAGCGGGTGATCGAGTCGGTGCTAGATGCTGCCGGGATTAAGCTTGTAACTCTCCGTGTGCAGAAGTCCTATACCGTTCCAGCGCTCGCATCCATGCTCGGATGCGAGGCGGATGAGTTGTAG
- the ybgF gene encoding tol-pal system protein YbgF, with translation MKKQLRIGILVAVSALLFSPNIPLAAQGQMQDSSRRLYDRVMEEFKHRDYEAALAGFRFFIEVHGHSALAANAQYWIGECQYRLGRYKDSLASFYNVVSYYPLSPKLAASTLKIGQAYTKLGDQDKARMMFERVVDQYPDSSEAELARKAIDTTNAKSDPVSHTLE, from the coding sequence ATGAAGAAGCAATTGCGCATCGGAATCCTCGTTGCAGTGAGCGCCCTGCTCTTTTCGCCAAATATCCCACTGGCGGCTCAAGGCCAAATGCAAGACAGCTCCCGCCGCCTATATGATCGAGTGATGGAAGAATTCAAGCACCGGGACTATGAAGCGGCGCTCGCAGGATTTCGTTTCTTTATCGAAGTGCATGGGCACTCCGCCCTTGCTGCAAATGCCCAATATTGGATCGGAGAATGCCAGTATCGATTGGGGCGCTATAAGGATTCGCTCGCCTCGTTCTATAATGTCGTCTCGTATTATCCACTCAGTCCGAAGCTGGCGGCCTCCACTCTGAAAATCGGGCAAGCCTATACGAAACTCGGCGACCAGGATAAAGCCCGCATGATGTTTGAACGCGTGGTCGACCAGTACCCCGACAGTTCAGAAGCCGAGCTTGCCAGGAAGGCTATCGACACCACCAACGCCAAATCTGACCCGGTCTCACACACGCTTGAATAA
- a CDS encoding right-handed parallel beta-helix repeat-containing protein, with the protein MDEPVPSNPAGGKTLIVDARDPRCYSLPSDALRHAEEQDQIYIRPGIYEDKIFISDRPVRLIGAGRDQVQIFSRRGGPLYMQRVPSGRVSGIAFRYVGSDQHSAINVLDSTCVISDCRAMEGILSGVVLYGPECRATFSGNEVCLNRESGIFVFAGAQPRVVDNRCFDNHHFGIAVRDAGTCPDIVRNQCEGNMLSGILLFHHGGALLADNVCRDNQHWGVVVTPDAHPNPAPSELVTANDLVRNPRGAYVVTDQPLEDIGR; encoded by the coding sequence ATGGATGAGCCGGTACCATCCAATCCAGCTGGCGGCAAAACGCTGATTGTCGATGCAAGAGATCCGCGTTGCTATTCCCTCCCAAGTGACGCGCTTCGTCATGCGGAGGAGCAGGATCAGATCTATATTAGACCAGGCATTTATGAAGATAAGATTTTCATCTCCGACCGTCCGGTGCGGTTGATTGGTGCCGGGCGCGATCAGGTGCAGATCTTTTCCCGTCGCGGTGGGCCCTTATACATGCAGCGGGTTCCATCTGGGCGAGTTTCAGGCATCGCATTTCGTTATGTGGGGAGCGATCAACATTCGGCCATCAACGTTCTGGATAGCACCTGCGTGATTTCCGACTGTCGCGCCATGGAAGGGATTTTGTCAGGTGTGGTGCTGTATGGCCCGGAATGTCGGGCAACCTTCTCCGGCAATGAAGTTTGTCTGAACCGGGAGTCAGGGATTTTCGTGTTTGCTGGAGCTCAACCTCGGGTAGTAGACAACCGGTGCTTCGACAATCATCATTTTGGTATTGCCGTCCGTGATGCCGGGACTTGCCCCGATATCGTCCGCAATCAATGTGAGGGGAACATGCTAAGCGGCATCCTGCTGTTTCATCATGGAGGCGCCCTGTTGGCGGATAATGTTTGCCGGGATAATCAGCACTGGGGGGTCGTGGTAACGCCTGATGCGCATCCCAATCCGGCTCCCTCCGAATTGGTCACCGCCAATGATCTTGTGCGTAATCCCCGAGGAGCGTATGTGGTGACGGACCAACCGTTGGAAGACATCGGTCGCTAG
- a CDS encoding GGDEF domain-containing response regulator, translating to MSPSIIKLLLVEDNDVDAHLTRDILAEWSIEQFDITHVTQLSEAFAHLARDRYDAILLDLSLPDAYGLPTLKQVQATSPTIPIIVLSGVSDQALSLQAVQQGAQDYLVKGQGHPELLARSIRYAIERKRAEERMTYLAQYDQLTGLVNRTLFRDRLIQAMARSKRLQRPLGLMLLDLDRFKAVNDTMGHDVGDLLLKSVADRLKLCVREVDTVARMGGDEFTIILEGCSAEQDITIVAQRITESLSEPFELGQHRPSIGVSIGITIYPSDDHDIDDLLKHADAAMYRAKQKGGSTFHLHTSDAKPHSPLVS from the coding sequence TTGAGCCCTTCAATAATCAAATTGCTGCTCGTCGAAGACAATGATGTCGATGCCCACCTCACTCGGGATATCCTGGCTGAATGGAGCATTGAGCAATTCGACATCACGCACGTCACGCAACTCAGCGAAGCGTTTGCCCATCTTGCACGAGATCGCTACGATGCCATCCTGCTAGATCTGTCCTTGCCCGATGCCTATGGCTTGCCCACCCTGAAACAGGTTCAAGCAACAAGCCCCACCATCCCCATTATTGTCCTCAGCGGAGTCAGCGACCAGGCCCTATCCCTCCAGGCTGTGCAACAAGGCGCCCAGGACTATCTCGTCAAGGGGCAGGGCCATCCTGAATTGCTCGCTCGCTCCATCCGCTATGCCATCGAACGGAAGCGGGCAGAAGAACGGATGACGTACCTGGCGCAGTACGACCAGTTAACCGGCCTGGTCAATCGGACCTTATTCCGCGATCGGCTCATCCAGGCCATGGCGCGAAGCAAACGACTCCAACGCCCGCTCGGCTTGATGTTGTTAGATCTCGACCGGTTTAAAGCGGTCAACGATACGATGGGACACGATGTTGGCGATTTGCTGCTTAAGTCAGTGGCAGACCGGCTCAAACTCTGTGTCCGAGAAGTAGATACAGTAGCCCGAATGGGTGGAGACGAGTTTACGATTATCCTGGAAGGTTGCTCAGCGGAACAGGACATCACGATCGTGGCTCAACGGATTACCGAATCCCTGAGCGAGCCCTTCGAACTGGGCCAGCACCGCCCATCGATTGGCGTCAGCATCGGGATCACCATCTACCCCTCTGACGATCACGATATCGACGACCTCCTGAAACACGCCGATGCCGCGATGTACCGCGCCAAACAAAAAGGTGGCAGCACCTTTCATCTGCACACATCCGATGCCAAGCCGCACTCCCCGCTTGTCTCGTAG